One Sodalinema gerasimenkoae IPPAS B-353 DNA segment encodes these proteins:
- a CDS encoding 2Fe-2S iron-sulfur cluster-binding protein — MTVQVQFLPNDVTVDAQAGEPLLDVAKRAGLTIPTGCLMGSCHACEVELNGEAICSCITAVPAGMEKITVDLYSDPTW, encoded by the coding sequence ATGACTGTGCAAGTACAATTTCTTCCCAACGACGTGACAGTGGACGCTCAAGCCGGTGAGCCATTGCTAGATGTAGCCAAACGGGCTGGCCTCACGATTCCCACTGGCTGTTTGATGGGATCTTGTCATGCCTGTGAGGTCGAACTCAATGGTGAGGCCATTTGTTCGTGCATTACGGCGGTTCCGGCGGGGATGGAGAAAATCACGGTAGATCTCTATAGCGACCCAACTTGGTAG
- the cobA gene encoding uroporphyrinogen-III C-methyltransferase, translating to MTSSDPVGKVYLVGAGPGDPGLLTVKAKTLIECADVVVYDALVSEPILALIAPQAQRIHAGKRRGRHSLLQEQTTELLINLAQRHAVVVRLKGGDPFVFGRGGEEMEDLLAAGVPVEVVPGVTSGIAAPAYAGIPLTHRQYSSSVTFVTGHEMVDKYRPEVNWEAIAQGSETIVIYMGVRNLPNIVESLLKAGREPETPIALIRWGTRPDQEELLGSLGSIVEQVETTGFEAPAVAVVGAVVNLQPILSRGCPQPLPQ from the coding sequence GTGACTTCTTCAGATCCCGTGGGCAAAGTTTATCTCGTCGGAGCCGGCCCCGGAGATCCAGGCTTGCTGACGGTGAAAGCTAAAACCCTCATCGAATGTGCTGACGTGGTGGTCTATGATGCCCTCGTCAGTGAACCGATCCTGGCCCTGATTGCCCCCCAGGCCCAGCGGATTCATGCCGGGAAGCGTCGCGGCCGGCATTCCCTCCTGCAAGAGCAAACCACAGAACTTCTCATCAACCTGGCCCAACGTCATGCCGTTGTCGTGCGTCTCAAGGGGGGAGATCCCTTTGTCTTTGGTCGTGGGGGCGAAGAAATGGAAGACCTCTTGGCAGCGGGGGTTCCGGTGGAAGTGGTTCCTGGGGTCACCTCGGGAATTGCCGCCCCGGCCTATGCGGGGATTCCCTTAACCCATCGTCAATACAGTTCCTCCGTCACCTTTGTCACCGGCCATGAGATGGTGGACAAATATCGGCCTGAGGTGAACTGGGAGGCGATCGCCCAAGGGTCCGAAACCATTGTCATCTATATGGGGGTGCGGAACCTCCCGAATATCGTAGAAAGTCTTCTCAAGGCTGGGCGGGAGCCAGAAACCCCCATTGCCTTAATCCGTTGGGGAACCCGTCCCGATCAAGAAGAACTCCTCGGCTCTCTTGGCTCAATCGTCGAACAGGTGGAAACAACCGGTTTTGAAGCCCCAGCCGTAGCGGTGGTGGGAGCTGTGGTTAACCTTCAACCTATTCTCTCGCGGGGCTGTCCTCAACCTCTGCCTCAATAG
- the speD gene encoding adenosylmethionine decarboxylase — protein sequence MKAIGTHLVVDAWESPAELLNDPECIRGALMDAVSVGGATLIDLCVHQFSPHGVTATATLAESHIALHSWPEHGYFAADLFFCGAGNPRKALEFLIQVLQAKQAKITTLTRGFEPTAQTEWLTTWTPETETVSAR from the coding sequence TGACGCCTGGGAATCCCCCGCTGAGTTGCTCAATGACCCAGAGTGTATTCGTGGGGCACTCATGGATGCGGTTTCAGTCGGAGGAGCAACGCTGATTGATTTATGTGTACACCAGTTCAGCCCCCACGGGGTAACTGCGACGGCTACCTTAGCGGAGTCTCATATTGCTCTGCATTCCTGGCCTGAGCATGGCTATTTTGCAGCGGATCTGTTTTTTTGCGGTGCAGGAAATCCTAGAAAAGCTCTGGAATTTCTCATTCAGGTGCTGCAAGCCAAACAGGCGAAGATCACAACGTTAACTCGCGGTTTTGAGCCAACGGCCCAAACGGAGTGGCTAACCACTTGGACGCCTGAAACTGAGACAGTTTCGGCTCGTTAA